In the Ipomoea triloba cultivar NCNSP0323 chromosome 6, ASM357664v1 genome, one interval contains:
- the LOC116023293 gene encoding CXXC motif containing zinc binding protein isoform X2: MYLDANLCTQMLSICVSLKCGCGEVTEKETCVSLNETVPLPTGRGNAHLVQKCKFCGRSGNLTMITGQGRPLTQEASQAGSFMPVMAFDCRGFEPLEFHFGGTWQAESIEGTKFEGIDLSEGEYADYDEKGECPVMISNPRAKFTVVK; the protein is encoded by the exons ATGTACTTAGATGCAAATTTGTGTACACAAATGCTCTCCATCTGTGTATCT CTGAAATGCGGTTGTGGTGAGGTGACTGAGAAGGAGACATGTGTGAGCTTGAATGAAACTGTTCCACTTCCTACAGGCAGGGGGAATGCACACCTTGTACAGAAG TGCAAGTTCTGCGGAAGGTCTGGAAATTTGACCATGATCACTGGCCAAGGCCGTCCATTGACTCAGGAAGCTAGTCAAGCAGGATCATTTATGCCTGTAATGGCCTTTGATTGCAGGGGTTTTGAGCCTCTGGAATTTCACTTTGGTGGTACATGGCAAGCTGAATCT ATTGAAGGAACAAAATTCGAGGGCATTGACTTGTCTGAAGGGGAGTACGCTGACTATGATGAGAAGGGGGAATGCCCAGTTATGATTTCCAACCCTCGTGCAAAATTTACAGTGGTGAAGTAG
- the LOC116023293 gene encoding CXXC motif containing zinc binding protein isoform X1 — protein MVQYLLMITAELENLTNLQPQGGSDDVNFPFMFKLKCGCGEVTEKETCVSLNETVPLPTGRGNAHLVQKCKFCGRSGNLTMITGQGRPLTQEASQAGSFMPVMAFDCRGFEPLEFHFGGTWQAESIEGTKFEGIDLSEGEYADYDEKGECPVMISNPRAKFTVVK, from the exons ATGGTGCAGTACCTTTTGATGATCACGGCGGAGCTGGAGAACCTCACCAACCTTCAGCCCCAAGGCGGTTCTGACGATGTCAACTTCCCCTTCATGTTCAAG CTGAAATGCGGTTGTGGTGAGGTGACTGAGAAGGAGACATGTGTGAGCTTGAATGAAACTGTTCCACTTCCTACAGGCAGGGGGAATGCACACCTTGTACAGAAG TGCAAGTTCTGCGGAAGGTCTGGAAATTTGACCATGATCACTGGCCAAGGCCGTCCATTGACTCAGGAAGCTAGTCAAGCAGGATCATTTATGCCTGTAATGGCCTTTGATTGCAGGGGTTTTGAGCCTCTGGAATTTCACTTTGGTGGTACATGGCAAGCTGAATCT ATTGAAGGAACAAAATTCGAGGGCATTGACTTGTCTGAAGGGGAGTACGCTGACTATGATGAGAAGGGGGAATGCCCAGTTATGATTTCCAACCCTCGTGCAAAATTTACAGTGGTGAAGTAG